The following is a genomic window from Pseudomonas parafulva.
GCAACACCAGCTCGCTGGAAATGAACTGGTCGCCCTTCTGCTGGGCCAGACGGTCGGCCTGGTTGAGCAGGCGCGCCAGGTCCTGGGACATGTTCACGTCGCCGGTGGGATTCTGGATCTTGGGCAGTTGGTCGAGCTCCTTGGTCAACGCCTTGCGCAGGCTGTTGACGTCGAAGCCAACCTGCATCAGCAGCGGCTTGATCGAGCCGCCCTGCTGCTCGATCAGGGCCTGCAGCAGGTGCACAGGTTCGATGGCCGGGTGGTCCATGCCCACGGCCAGGGATTGGGAGTCGGATAACGCCAGTTGCAGCTTGCTGGTCAGTCGGTCTATTCGCATGGGGGATACCTTCCTTAAAAAGGGCAGGCGGAGCGATAAACAGCACCCGTTAAGAAGAACCTGCCGGAGATGACCCATACATAGGGCCAATTCTGGAAGATTCAAGCTTAGCGGGGTTGACCAGGATCAGTGTGGGCAAGGTGCGGAACGTGACAGGAGGGGCGCTTGGCCGCCCCTCCCGAAGACTTCAGCGCACCCCGCTCTGGCGCAGGGCGGCGGGCTGGAAGTCGGCCTTGTTGGCAGTGAAGGTGAAGTCATAGGACTTCTTCTCTTCGTTCTTCATGCCCAGGGCCAGGTAGCGCCCCGACTGCAGGTCGTAGATGGCTTCGAGGGTGTACCACGGTACCTGGTTGTTGTAGTACGGCTGGGCGAAGGCTTCCGATACGCGCCACAGTTGCCCACGACCGTCGTACTGGTCGATCACCGCGGCCTGCCAGGTGTCCTCGTCGATATAGAAGTCACGCTTGGCGTAGATGTGCTTCTGACCCGGCTTCAAGGTCGCGACCACGTGCCACACCCGACGCAGCTCGTAACGCGCCAGGTCCTGGTTGATGTGACCGGCCTTGATGATGTCCGCGTACTTGAGTTTGGGATCGTCGAGCTTGAACGCGTTGGAGGCGATGTACATCTCTTTCTTGCCTTCGAGCTTCCAGTCGTAGCGGTCAGGCGCGCCGTTGTACATGTCCAGGTTATCGGAGGTGCGCAGGCCGTCGGCGGCGGTGCCCGGTCCGTCGTAGGACACTTGCGGCGCCATGCGCACGCGACGCTGGCCGGCGTTGTAGATCCACGCCTTGCGCGGCTCCTTGACCTGGTCGAGGGTCTCGTGCACCAGCAGCACGGTTCCGGCCAGACGCGCGGGCGCGGTCACTTCCTGCTTGAAATAGAACAGCACGTTGCCCGGGTTGTTCGGGTCGTAGTCCTTCATTTTGTCGCGGAACACGAACTGGTCGCTGAAGTACACCAGGCTGTAGGAGCCGTTCTGCTGCGGCGTGGCCTGCGTCACTAGGCGTGCCACGCTGCCACCGCGATAACGGGTGATGTGGTTCCACACCACCTCGACACCGCTCTTGGGGATCGGGAACGGCACCGCGCCGCGGAAGTTGTTCAGGCCGTTGCCACCCTCCACCAGGGTGGCGTTGGTGGCGTTGGCCTTGATGTCGGCGAACACCGAATCCGGCACGGTGGCACCGCGGTGGGTCTTGTACACCGGCAGCTTGTAGGTATCCGGGTAGCGCTTGAGCATCGCCAACTGGCCAGGGGCAAGCTTGTCCTTGTACTGCTCGGCATTGGCTGCGGTGATGGTGAACAGCGGCTTCTCGCTGGCGTACGGGTCGGCCAGGAAGCCGCGCCCATCGACGCTGCCGGCATTCTTGCCCAGCGGCTCCCAGGGGCCAATGGAGCC
Proteins encoded in this region:
- a CDS encoding DUF1329 domain-containing protein, with translation MTMTTSLLKAGVLGVSLLAGSVMAAVSADEAAKLGSTLTPMGAEKAGNADGSIGPWEPLGKNAGSVDGRGFLADPYASEKPLFTITAANAEQYKDKLAPGQLAMLKRYPDTYKLPVYKTHRGATVPDSVFADIKANATNATLVEGGNGLNNFRGAVPFPIPKSGVEVVWNHITRYRGGSVARLVTQATPQQNGSYSLVYFSDQFVFRDKMKDYDPNNPGNVLFYFKQEVTAPARLAGTVLLVHETLDQVKEPRKAWIYNAGQRRVRMAPQVSYDGPGTAADGLRTSDNLDMYNGAPDRYDWKLEGKKEMYIASNAFKLDDPKLKYADIIKAGHINQDLARYELRRVWHVVATLKPGQKHIYAKRDFYIDEDTWQAAVIDQYDGRGQLWRVSEAFAQPYYNNQVPWYTLEAIYDLQSGRYLALGMKNEEKKSYDFTFTANKADFQPAALRQSGVR